Within the Corallococcus exiguus genome, the region GAGGCGGTCAGCCGCACGGTGACCTCCACCTCGTAGCCGTCGCGCACGGTGGCGGTGGCCTCGCCGGTGGCGACCGTGGCGTCGTCGCGCAGTCCCTCCACGCGGAGGGTGGCCTGGGTGCCATTGGCCGCGCCGTCCAGGAGGACGCGGAACGTCTCACCGTTCACGAGCGCGCGGCTGGAGTCCTCGGGCAGCAGCGAGGTGGGCACGGAGGCGCCTTCCGCGGTGGCGGAGACGCGCAGCCGGGTGAGGTTCAGCGAGGGCTCGAACTCGGTGGTGACGAAGAGGGCGGTGCCGGATGCGGCGGCGGGGTCGCGGCAGGCGGCGAGGGTCACCAGGGTCAGCAGGCCACTGCACAGGAGGAGCTGGACGAGCGTCCGGCCGGGGGGTGCTCCCACGGAAGTCATGATGGAACGAGGGTAGCGGTTCCTCCGTCGCGAAGTGGAAAGCGTGGTGGACCTGGGGGCAAGGGCGTTGGACAGCGGACGCTCACCTTCCGGTATCCCGGGATGTCCGGTGTGTCACCGGCCGTGCTTCTCGCGTGGCGCCAGGGAAGGGAAGGCCGCAGCATGAGGGAGCGAGCGCGAGCGAGGGAGGCGGCAACGGCATGGTGGTCATCGTCATGGGCGTTTCAGGCACCGGGAAGTCCACCGTGGGCCAGGCGCTCGCGGACCGGCTGGGGTGGACGTTCGTGGACGCGGACGACCTGCACTCGGTGGAGAACCGCCGGAAGATGGCCGCGGGCACGCCGCTGACGGACGTGGACCGGCAGCCCTGGCTGGAGCTGCTGCGCGCGAGGATGGAGAAGGCGTTGGACGCGGACGAGGACCTGGTGCTGGCGTTCTCCGGCCTCAAGGAGTTCTACCGCGCGCGACTCACCGTGGACGCCGGGCGCGAGCGCTGGGTGTACCTGCACGCGCCCGCGTCCGTCATCCGCGAGCGGCTCCAGCAGCGCCTGGGCCACTTCATGCCGGCGTCGCTGCTGGCCAGCCAGTTGGAGACGCTGGAGGTGCCCAGGGACGCCTTCACCGTGGACGTGACGCCGCCGCCGGACGTGGTGGTGCAGCGCATCCTGGACGGGCTGGCGCTACTGCCCGGGTAGCGCTTTTCAGCGCACGGGCTCGACGGTGGCGCCCAGGCGCTCCAGCAACTCGCGGTACCAGGTGAAGGCGCGCTCGGTGTGGCCCTTGAGCTCCTTGGTGCCCCACAGCAGCGTGAGGGTGCGGCGCGTGGTGGCGTCCGTCTTGGTGCGCTGGGCGTCCTTCACCGCGTTGGCGCACGGCCCCTGTGCGTCGAAGAGGCACAGAAGGCCCTCCAGGTCGATGGTCTGCCCGGAGGCGTTGAAGACGTAGCGGTCGCCCTGGATGGCGGTGGAGACGCGGAAGGGGGCCTGGGCCTTGTCCAGGTCCACGACGCTGATGGGCAGGCCGCTGTGCAGGGACACGGCGTTGCAGGCGTCCACCGCGGCGTTGATGGTGCCCAGGGTGCCATCGCCGGAGGCTCGCACCAGGTACTCGGACGCGGGCTTGCCCCGGCCCGTGGGCTTGTAGCCGCCGTGGCGGAGCAGGTCGCGCACGGCGCCCCGGACGGCGTCGTCACTCTGGATGGGGGCGGTGGCGCCGGGCTTCAGCAGGGCTTGCAGCCAGTCGGGCGCGGGCAGGTCCCCCAGGGGAGCGGGAAAAGTGGAGGTGAAGGCGATGAGGTCGAGGAGGGGATGGTTGTCGACGGTCAGCACGGCGGCACTCTACGCCACGCGCTGGTAGGGTAGGGATGGCTGCTGTTCCCTTCGTCCTCCCCTGGAGCCTCGCCATGCCCACGCTCATCCCGAAGCCCATCCGCGTGACGGCCGTGGGCAACAAGCCGAAGCTCATCGACGAGTACGTGGGCCGGGTGAACTCCAAGACGTCCAACATCAGCGTGGCCCACATGCGCAGCCCCGGTGGGTGGGAGGAGCCGGGCCAGACGCCCGAGTTCCGTGAAATCACCCTGGTGCTCGCGGGCACGCTGCGGGTGGAGCACAAGGGCGGGGTGATGGACGTCCACGCCGGCCAGACGGTGGTGTGCGAGCCCGGCGAGTGGGTCCGCTACAGCACCCCCGAGGAGGACGGCGCGGAGTACGTGGCCATCTGCACCCCGGCGTTCTCCCCGGGCACGGTGCACCGGGACGACTGAGGCCCGCGTTCCAAGCCGAGCGGAATCCCGGGCGGGGGCCTGCCTGCCCGGCCGCGTGGATGGACCTGGGGCCGTTGGGGGTTCGGAACCATCCCTCCGGCGGGCGGCTCGTGGCATAAGGGCGCGCCGCCTGATTCCCCGGGCCTTTTCGGTACGCACATGATCCGTCTCGACAACATCGGCAAGCAACACGGTCAGCAGATCCTCTTCATCGAGGCGTCGGCCGCTCTCCACAAGGGCGAGAAGGTGGGCCTGGTGGGCCCGAACGGCGCGGGCAAGACGACGCTGTTCCGGATGATGACCGGCCAGGAGTACCCGGACGAAGGACAGGTCTCCATCGACCGCGGCGTCACCATTGGCTACTTCAGCCAGGACGTCGGTGAGATGAACGGCCGCAGCGCGGTGTCCGAAGTGATGGACGGCGCGGGCCCGGTGAGCACCGTCGCGGCGGAGATGAAGCATCTGGAAGCCGCCATGGGTGACCCGGACCAGGCGGACAACATGGAGAAGCTCGTCGAGCGCTACGGCGTCGTGCAGGGCCGGTTCGAGGAGCTGGGCGGGTACGCGCTGGAGGGCCGCGCGCGGGAAATCCTCGCGGGCCTGGGCTTCAGCGAAGAGATGATGGACGGCGACGTGGGCAAGCTGTCGGGCGGCTGGAAGATGCGCGTGGCGCTCTCCCGCATCCTGCTGATGCGGCCGGACGCGATGTTCCTGGACGAGCCTTCCAACCACCTGGACCTGGAATCGCTCATCTGGCTGGAGGGCTTCCTCAAGGGGTACGAGGGCGGCCTGCTGATGACGTCGCACGATCGCGAGTTCATGAACCGCATCGTGACGAAGGTGGTGGAGATCGACGGCGGTTCGCTGACGACGTACTCGGGCAACTACGACTTCTACGAAGGCCAGCGCGCGCAGAACGAGGCGCAGCAGCAGGCGCAGTACGAGCGTCAGCAGGCGATGCTCGCGAAGGAGATCAAGTTCATCGAGCGGTTCAAGGCCCGCGCGTCGCACGCGGCGCAGGTGCAGAGCCGGGTGAAGAAGCTGGAGAAGATTGAAAAGGTGGAGCCGCCGAAGCGCCGCTCCACGGTGCTCTTCGAGTTCCAGCCGCCGCCGCGTTCAGGTGACGACGTGGTGAACCTGAAGAACGTGAGCAAGGGCTACGGCAAGCGGACCATCTACGACGGCCTGGACTTCCTGGTGCGCCGCGCGGAGCGCTGGTGCGTGATGGGCGTGAACGGCGCGGGCAAGTCCACGTTGCTGAAGCTGGTGACGGGCTCGACGCAGCCGGATGAAGGCTCGGTGGCGTTGGGTGGCAGCGTGAAGATGGGTTACTTCGCGCAGCACGCCATGGACCTGCTGGACGGAGAGAAGACGGTCTTCGACCAGCTGGCGGATTCGTTCCCGAGGGCGGGGCAGGGTTCGCTGAGGGCGCTGGCGGGCTGCTTCGGGTTCAGCGGCGACGAGGTGGAGAAGAAGTGCCGGGTGTTGTCGGGAGGAGAGAAGGCGCGTCTGGTGATGGCGCAGATGCTCTACGACCCGCCGAACTTCCTGGTGCTGGACGAGCCCACGAACCACCTGGACATGGGCACGAAGGAGATGCTGATCACGGCGCTGTCGCGCTACGAGGGCACGATGTTGTTCGTGTCCCACGACCGGCACTTCCTGGGAGCGCTGTCCAACCGCGTGCTGGAGCTGACGCCGGACGGCATCCACAAGTACGGCGGCGGCTACACGGAGTACGTCGCGCGCACCGGTCAGGAAGCCCCGGGTCTGCGCAGCTAGGAAATCCCGAGCTCTTCGAGGAGGGGCCGAAGGGCTGGCCCCATCCCATGGCGCTCGCAGACATCACGTAGCCCGGCGACATCCAGGTGTTGCCGGTTGCGCTCCAGAAGCTCCATGACGTCGGCCTTCGACTTCCATCCTCCCGCGAACAGCTTCAAGGCGATGAGGTGGGGAAGATCGACGACACGGAGGCGACTGCCTGGGTTCAAGGCCAACGACGCGGACTGAATGGCCTCTTGCGCAAGCGTGGTGTTGTCCTTCGCGCCGGGCCATGGATTCTGGAAGTTCACGATCTCGATGGTCTCGAAGTCCTCTCCTGAGACACGAAGGACTCCGCCCAGGGGATCTTCCGCATCGGGGTAACTGAGATCTGTCTCGAACCCCTCCGCCCGTAGAACCTCGTCAAGCTGACGAAACCGGGGGAAGGGATTGATGTTGATGGCCAGGTCGAAGTCTTCCGTCTGGCGCGGGTAGTAGTGCACGGCCAGGGCAATGGCACCAATCACCGCGGCGGAGATGCCGTGCTGTTCCAGGAGGCCAACCACACGCTCGGCAATCTGGAGCGTCCGCTCCTGCCGATTGGTACTGGCTGTGTCGCTCACTTGGGCGCACCCGGGCCGGGCTTATGCGCGCGCGCAGGTGTGATGTAGCGCATCCGTTCCTTGAGACTCAGCGCGAGCAACACCCGCTCCCGAGGCGTCATCGCCGCCAATCGATCGAACTGAGCCCTCCGCGCCGCGTCCGCGCTCTTGCTGGGGCGCTGTCCGTAGAGGCCACGAGGCGGCGGTGCATTGTCGGAGCTCATCGTGCCTCCATCCTATTCGAACAACTTGCTCGCGAGCCGGGCCAGGCGCTGTGCCTTGCCACGGTAGGGCGGGAAGAAGAGGTTCGTGAAGGCCGTGCGGCCCTGCCGCACCACCGCGCGTTCGTGGCTGAAGGCCTTGAAGCCC harbors:
- a CDS encoding phenylalanine--tRNA ligase beta subunit-related protein, producing the protein MLTVDNHPLLDLIAFTSTFPAPLGDLPAPDWLQALLKPGATAPIQSDDAVRGAVRDLLRHGGYKPTGRGKPASEYLVRASGDGTLGTINAAVDACNAVSLHSGLPISVVDLDKAQAPFRVSTAIQGDRYVFNASGQTIDLEGLLCLFDAQGPCANAVKDAQRTKTDATTRRTLTLLWGTKELKGHTERAFTWYRELLERLGATVEPVR
- a CDS encoding ABC-F family ATP-binding cassette domain-containing protein, yielding MIRLDNIGKQHGQQILFIEASAALHKGEKVGLVGPNGAGKTTLFRMMTGQEYPDEGQVSIDRGVTIGYFSQDVGEMNGRSAVSEVMDGAGPVSTVAAEMKHLEAAMGDPDQADNMEKLVERYGVVQGRFEELGGYALEGRAREILAGLGFSEEMMDGDVGKLSGGWKMRVALSRILLMRPDAMFLDEPSNHLDLESLIWLEGFLKGYEGGLLMTSHDREFMNRIVTKVVEIDGGSLTTYSGNYDFYEGQRAQNEAQQQAQYERQQAMLAKEIKFIERFKARASHAAQVQSRVKKLEKIEKVEPPKRRSTVLFEFQPPPRSGDDVVNLKNVSKGYGKRTIYDGLDFLVRRAERWCVMGVNGAGKSTLLKLVTGSTQPDEGSVALGGSVKMGYFAQHAMDLLDGEKTVFDQLADSFPRAGQGSLRALAGCFGFSGDEVEKKCRVLSGGEKARLVMAQMLYDPPNFLVLDEPTNHLDMGTKEMLITALSRYEGTMLFVSHDRHFLGALSNRVLELTPDGIHKYGGGYTEYVARTGQEAPGLRS
- a CDS encoding nucleotidyltransferase family protein — protein: MSDTASTNRQERTLQIAERVVGLLEQHGISAAVIGAIALAVHYYPRQTEDFDLAININPFPRFRQLDEVLRAEGFETDLSYPDAEDPLGGVLRVSGEDFETIEIVNFQNPWPGAKDNTTLAQEAIQSASLALNPGSRLRVVDLPHLIALKLFAGGWKSKADVMELLERNRQHLDVAGLRDVCERHGMGPALRPLLEELGIS
- a CDS encoding cupin domain-containing protein, coding for MPTLIPKPIRVTAVGNKPKLIDEYVGRVNSKTSNISVAHMRSPGGWEEPGQTPEFREITLVLAGTLRVEHKGGVMDVHAGQTVVCEPGEWVRYSTPEEDGAEYVAICTPAFSPGTVHRDD
- a CDS encoding gluconokinase encodes the protein MVVIVMGVSGTGKSTVGQALADRLGWTFVDADDLHSVENRRKMAAGTPLTDVDRQPWLELLRARMEKALDADEDLVLAFSGLKEFYRARLTVDAGRERWVYLHAPASVIRERLQQRLGHFMPASLLASQLETLEVPRDAFTVDVTPPPDVVVQRILDGLALLPG